The following proteins are encoded in a genomic region of Lachnospiraceae bacterium KM106-2:
- a CDS encoding D-alanyl-D-alanine carboxypeptidase: MKRKKIFRVATLVLLFSVLMTTIPAQTTSANSKNKSASQSTKVNWPKGPSVGADSAIVMDAKTGLILYSKNIHKKQYPASITKIMTTLLALENCSLSETVSFSKTAVNIESGSTHIGIKAGEQLSMQDSLYAIMLNSANEVSNGVAEHISGSISEFAKLMTKRAKELGCEDTHFANANGLHDDNHYTSAYDMALISKAALQNSTFRSITQTRRYTIGSTNLEKTKRYMSNHHQMLNPVKYPQYAYEYCIGGKTGFTNKARNTLVTFAKKGDMELICVVLKSSPPNVLPNNQYTDTIKLLNFGFENYTTYNINSQSNGLSLDSSQLFTRYNPLFDKNSSSLQVSGDGYVILPNKVKLSEATKTVTVVKNTELKDGSNVIGSIVYNYGGKQVGHTDIIYNKSASVSLDTSHKINKNDTSDNPLVNLFNNATTSHKVSPLLILAIVLIIIVILVIALIILFQVKKQSFSHRSYRRRNIFRKRF; encoded by the coding sequence ATGAAAAGAAAAAAAATATTTCGTGTCGCAACACTGGTTTTATTATTCTCAGTTCTAATGACAACAATTCCAGCACAGACGACAAGCGCGAATTCTAAAAATAAATCTGCGTCTCAATCAACTAAAGTTAATTGGCCCAAAGGTCCAAGTGTAGGTGCCGATTCAGCAATTGTTATGGATGCCAAGACCGGCCTTATTCTCTATTCAAAAAACATTCATAAAAAACAATACCCTGCTAGTATTACCAAAATCATGACAACCCTGCTTGCATTAGAGAACTGCTCTCTTAGTGAGACAGTAAGCTTTAGCAAAACAGCTGTAAATATTGAAAGTGGAAGTACTCATATCGGCATCAAAGCTGGTGAACAATTATCTATGCAGGATTCTCTCTACGCTATTATGCTAAATTCAGCAAATGAAGTGTCAAACGGTGTAGCGGAACATATTAGTGGAAGTATTTCTGAATTTGCAAAGTTAATGACGAAGCGAGCAAAAGAATTAGGCTGTGAAGATACTCATTTTGCAAATGCAAATGGACTTCATGATGATAACCATTATACATCTGCTTATGATATGGCTCTTATTTCTAAAGCTGCTCTTCAAAATAGTACCTTTAGAAGTATTACTCAGACAAGACGTTATACAATCGGATCTACCAACCTTGAGAAGACGAAACGTTATATGAGTAATCATCATCAGATGCTAAATCCTGTGAAGTATCCTCAATATGCTTATGAATACTGCATTGGTGGTAAAACAGGTTTTACAAATAAAGCTAGAAATACATTAGTTACATTTGCGAAAAAAGGGGACATGGAATTAATTTGTGTTGTTTTAAAATCCTCTCCACCAAATGTATTACCAAATAATCAATATACTGATACTATTAAGCTTTTAAATTTTGGTTTTGAGAATTACACAACTTATAATATCAATTCTCAAAGTAATGGTTTATCACTTGACTCATCTCAATTATTTACAAGATATAATCCACTCTTTGATAAGAACTCATCTTCTCTTCAGGTCAGTGGAGATGGATATGTTATCCTTCCAAATAAGGTGAAATTATCTGAAGCAACAAAAACTGTAACTGTTGTAAAAAACACAGAACTAAAAGATGGAAGTAACGTTATTGGTTCCATCGTTTATAACTATGGCGGAAAACAAGTTGGACATACTGATATCATTTATAATAAATCAGCTTCTGTAAGCTTAGATACCTCACATAAAATAAATAAAAATGATACTTCCGATAATCCACTTGTAAACTTATTTAATAACGCGACAACAAGTCATAAGGTGAGTCCATTACTCATTCTTGCGATTGTTCTAATTATTATCGTAATTCTTGTTATTGCATTAATTATTTTGTTCCAAGTAAAAAAACAATCGTTTTCACATCGTTCCTATCGAAGAAGAAATATCTTTCGTAAACGATTTTAA
- a CDS encoding chromosome (plasmid) partitioning protein ParA codes for MARVIAIANQKGGVGKTTTTINLSASLAEKGKKVLTIDMDPQGNTSSGLGIDKDSLTSTVYELMIGEATLYESIQKNVIDNLSVLPSTVELAGAEIELIGVEEKEYILKKYIDIIRNDYDYIIIDCPPSLNTLTVNAMTTADSVIVPIQCEYYALEGLTQLIHTINLVKKRLNPNLQIEGVVFTMFDARTNLSLQVVENVKENLDQNIYKSIIPRNVRLAEAPSHGMPITLYDPRSAGAEGYRALAEEVIERG; via the coding sequence ATGGCAAGAGTAATAGCAATTGCTAACCAAAAAGGCGGAGTAGGGAAGACTACTACTACTATAAATTTATCAGCATCTCTAGCCGAAAAAGGCAAAAAAGTTTTGACCATTGATATGGATCCACAGGGAAATACCTCTAGTGGATTAGGAATTGATAAAGATTCACTTACAAGTACGGTTTATGAATTAATGATAGGAGAGGCAACTCTTTATGAAAGTATTCAGAAGAATGTAATTGATAATTTATCAGTTTTACCATCAACAGTTGAGTTAGCTGGTGCTGAAATAGAATTAATTGGTGTTGAGGAAAAAGAGTACATCTTAAAGAAGTATATTGATATCATTCGTAATGACTATGATTATATTATTATTGATTGTCCACCATCACTAAATACATTAACTGTAAATGCAATGACAACAGCAGATTCAGTTATTGTACCAATACAATGTGAGTATTATGCTTTAGAGGGTTTAACGCAGTTAATACATACGATAAACCTAGTAAAGAAGCGTTTAAATCCAAACTTGCAGATAGAGGGAGTTGTATTTACAATGTTCGATGCAAGAACAAATCTCTCTCTTCAAGTAGTTGAAAATGTAAAAGAAAATCTAGATCAAAATATTTATAAGTCAATTATTCCAAGAAATGTACGTTTAGCAGAGGCACCAAGTCATGGTATGCCTATCACATTATATGATCCAAGATCAGCAGGGGCTGAAGGGTACAGAGCACTGGCAGAGGAAGTAATAGAAAGAGGGTAA
- a CDS encoding alcohol dehydrogenase, giving the protein MAKKEQQQASGLVDTVEALQAKIKQVKEAQKIFATYTQEQVDKIFKAAATAANQQRIPLAKMAVEETGMGIVEDKVIKNHFASEYIYNKYKNTQTCGVLEEDKSFGIRKIAEPIGLIAAVIPTTNPTSTAIFKTLVCLKTRNGIIISPHPRAKKSTIAAAKVVLDAAVKAGAPEGIIGWIDVPSLDLTNEIMRDADTILATGGPGMVKAAYSSGKPALGVGPGNTPAVIDESADVRLAVNSIIHSKTFDNGMICASEQSVIIDENVYEAAKKEFIDRGCHICSKDEAQKLRKTILINGALNAKIVGQSAFNIAALAGFKVPEATKILIGEVENVNIDEEFAHEKLSPVLAMYKAKNFDDAIAKATQLIADGGYGHTSSLYIHVGTGKEKIEKFQSAMKTCRILINTPSSQGGIGDLYNFALTPSLTLGCGTFGGNSVSENVGVKHLINVKTVAERRENMLWFRAPEKVYFKKGCLPVALQELKDVMGKKRVFIVTDSFLFKNGYTKVVTDKLDEMGIQHTTFYDVAPDPTLACAQKGAEQMRSFEPDCIIAIGGGSAMDAGKIMWVMYEHPEVDFMDMAMRFMDIRKRIYTFPKMGEKAYFIAVPTSSGTGSEVTPFAVITDQETGTKYPLADYELLPKMSIIDADMMMNQPKGLTSASGIDALTHALEAYASIMATDFTDGLALKAMRSIFDYLPSAYENGAKDPKAREEMAHASTMAGMAFANAFLGACHSLAHKLGAWHHLPHGVANAILITDIMRFNAAHVPTKMGTFPQYEYPHCLERYVECANFLGIQGKTDEEKFENLIKAIEDLKARVGIKKTIKEYGVDEKYFLDTLDQMTEQAFDDQCTGANPRYPLMKEIKAMYLKAYYGK; this is encoded by the coding sequence ATGGCAAAGAAAGAACAGCAACAAGCAAGCGGACTTGTAGATACTGTTGAAGCTTTACAAGCTAAGATCAAACAAGTAAAAGAAGCACAAAAAATATTCGCAACTTACACACAAGAGCAAGTTGACAAAATCTTTAAAGCAGCAGCAACGGCAGCTAACCAACAAAGAATTCCTTTAGCTAAGATGGCTGTAGAAGAAACTGGAATGGGTATCGTAGAAGATAAAGTAATCAAAAACCATTTCGCTTCAGAGTATATTTACAATAAGTACAAAAACACTCAGACTTGCGGTGTTTTAGAAGAAGATAAATCATTCGGAATTAGAAAGATTGCAGAACCTATTGGTCTAATCGCTGCAGTTATTCCAACAACTAACCCAACATCAACAGCTATTTTCAAAACATTAGTATGTTTAAAAACTAGAAATGGTATCATCATCAGTCCTCATCCAAGAGCTAAAAAATCTACAATTGCAGCAGCAAAAGTAGTTTTAGATGCAGCTGTTAAAGCTGGTGCACCAGAAGGTATTATTGGATGGATCGATGTTCCTTCATTAGATTTAACAAATGAGATCATGAGAGATGCAGATACTATTTTAGCAACAGGTGGTCCTGGAATGGTTAAGGCTGCATATTCTTCAGGTAAACCAGCATTAGGTGTTGGACCTGGTAATACACCAGCAGTTATCGATGAAAGTGCTGATGTAAGATTAGCAGTTAACTCAATCATTCATTCTAAAACTTTTGATAATGGTATGATCTGTGCTTCTGAGCAATCAGTAATCATTGATGAAAATGTTTACGAAGCAGCAAAGAAAGAGTTTATTGACAGAGGATGTCATATCTGTTCTAAAGACGAAGCTCAAAAACTTAGAAAAACTATCTTAATCAATGGTGCCTTAAATGCTAAGATCGTTGGTCAGAGTGCTTTCAATATCGCAGCATTAGCTGGATTTAAAGTTCCTGAAGCAACTAAGATCTTAATTGGTGAAGTTGAAAACGTAAATATTGATGAAGAATTTGCTCATGAGAAATTATCTCCAGTATTAGCTATGTATAAAGCTAAAAACTTTGATGATGCAATCGCTAAAGCAACTCAGTTAATCGCCGATGGCGGATATGGTCATACTTCTTCATTATACATCCATGTTGGAACTGGTAAAGAAAAGATCGAAAAATTCCAATCAGCTATGAAGACTTGTAGAATCCTTATCAATACTCCTTCATCTCAAGGTGGTATCGGTGATCTTTACAACTTCGCATTAACTCCTTCTTTAACACTTGGTTGTGGTACATTCGGTGGAAACTCTGTATCTGAAAACGTTGGTGTTAAACACTTAATCAATGTTAAGACTGTAGCTGAAAGGAGAGAAAATATGCTTTGGTTTAGAGCACCTGAGAAAGTATACTTTAAGAAAGGCTGCTTACCAGTAGCACTTCAAGAATTAAAAGATGTTATGGGTAAGAAGAGAGTATTCATCGTAACTGACTCATTCTTATTTAAAAACGGCTATACAAAGGTTGTTACAGATAAATTAGATGAAATGGGAATTCAACATACTACATTCTATGATGTAGCCCCAGACCCAACATTAGCTTGTGCACAAAAAGGTGCTGAGCAAATGAGATCATTCGAGCCAGATTGTATCATCGCAATCGGTGGTGGTTCAGCTATGGATGCTGGTAAGATTATGTGGGTTATGTATGAACATCCAGAAGTAGATTTCATGGATATGGCTATGAGATTTATGGATATTCGTAAACGTATCTACACATTCCCTAAGATGGGTGAGAAAGCTTACTTTATTGCAGTTCCTACATCTTCAGGTACTGGTTCAGAAGTAACTCCTTTCGCAGTAATCACTGATCAAGAAACAGGAACTAAATATCCATTAGCTGATTATGAATTACTTCCTAAGATGTCTATCATCGATGCTGATATGATGATGAACCAACCTAAGGGATTAACTAGTGCTTCTGGTATCGATGCTTTAACTCATGCATTAGAGGCTTATGCTTCAATCATGGCTACAGATTTCACAGATGGTCTTGCTCTTAAAGCAATGAGAAGTATCTTTGATTACTTACCAAGTGCTTATGAAAACGGAGCAAAAGATCCTAAGGCAAGAGAAGAAATGGCACATGCTTCTACTATGGCTGGTATGGCATTTGCAAATGCATTCCTTGGTGCTTGTCACTCATTAGCTCATAAATTAGGTGCATGGCATCACTTACCACATGGTGTTGCAAATGCTATCTTAATTACAGATATCATGAGATTCAATGCAGCTCATGTTCCAACTAAGATGGGAACTTTCCCACAATATGAATATCCACATTGCTTAGAAAGATATGTAGAATGTGCTAACTTCTTAGGAATTCAAGGCAAAACTGACGAAGAAAAATTCGAGAACTTAATTAAAGCTATTGAAGACTTAAAAGCAAGAGTTGGTATTAAGAAAACTATCAAAGAATATGGCGTAGATGAGAAGTACTTCTTAGATACATTAGATCAAATGACAGAACAAGCATTTGATGATCAATGTACTGGTGCTAACCCAAGATACCCATTAATGAAAGAAATTAAAGCAATGTACTTAAAAGCTTACTACGGAAAATAA
- a CDS encoding acetyltransferase GNAT family protein: MIKGQYLEYGCNLKQIAKIREEVFKEELDIIDQTAIHVLVSEADKYVAAGRVYINDDLFYIDKIAVVAEERHKYYGDFVARMLIDKAFQSGADQIFTYADKDTKKFFMRIGFHLIDESVGCMKITKSDICHQCSK; this comes from the coding sequence TTGATTAAAGGGCAGTATTTAGAGTATGGATGTAATTTAAAACAAATAGCTAAGATTCGAGAAGAAGTATTCAAGGAAGAGTTGGATATTATAGATCAGACTGCTATTCATGTATTAGTAAGTGAAGCGGATAAGTATGTTGCAGCAGGTAGAGTTTATATAAATGATGATCTGTTTTATATTGATAAGATAGCAGTAGTAGCAGAGGAACGTCATAAATATTATGGTGACTTTGTTGCACGTATGTTAATAGATAAAGCATTCCAAAGTGGTGCGGATCAAATATTTACGTATGCTGATAAAGATACAAAGAAATTTTTTATGAGAATAGGATTTCATTTGATAGACGAATCTGTAGGATGTATGAAAATTACAAAAAGTGATATCTGTCATCAATGCAGTAAATAG
- a CDS encoding chromosome (plasmid) partitioning protein ParB has product MVTKRGLGKGLDSMIPNMMESKEKKNPENNIEVNSETLVDINKVEPNKDQPRKNFDEDALLELADSIKQYGVIQPLVVHKKEKTFEIIAGERRWRAARLAGLKKVPVIVKEYTKQEIMEIALIENIQREDLNPIEEAIAYQRLIEEYHLKQDEVAERVAKSRTAITNSMRLLKLDKKVQEMLVEDMISSGHARALIPIDDGQKQYQVATQIFDHKLSVRETEKLVKTILEDKPSKEKTNKNQISERESILLKDIEEKMKKIIGTKVSINKKSKNKGKIEIEYYSDEDLERIIELFETMKHN; this is encoded by the coding sequence GTGGTGACAAAACGAGGACTCGGTAAAGGATTGGATTCTATGATTCCTAATATGATGGAATCAAAAGAAAAGAAGAACCCAGAAAATAATATAGAAGTAAATAGTGAGACACTAGTAGATATTAATAAAGTAGAACCCAATAAAGATCAGCCACGTAAAAATTTTGATGAGGATGCTTTATTGGAATTAGCAGATTCTATTAAACAATATGGAGTAATTCAACCATTAGTAGTTCATAAGAAAGAAAAAACTTTTGAAATCATTGCAGGAGAGAGAAGATGGAGAGCAGCTCGTCTTGCGGGATTAAAGAAAGTTCCTGTAATCGTAAAAGAGTATACAAAGCAAGAGATTATGGAAATTGCATTGATCGAAAATATTCAACGTGAAGATTTGAATCCGATTGAAGAAGCAATTGCATATCAGAGATTAATTGAAGAGTATCACTTGAAACAAGATGAAGTTGCAGAAAGAGTGGCTAAGAGCAGAACAGCTATTACTAATTCTATGCGATTATTAAAACTTGATAAAAAGGTACAGGAAATGCTTGTTGAGGATATGATATCAAGTGGTCATGCAAGAGCATTAATTCCTATCGATGATGGACAAAAACAATATCAGGTTGCAACGCAAATTTTTGATCATAAATTAAGCGTTCGAGAAACAGAGAAGTTAGTTAAAACAATACTTGAAGATAAACCAAGTAAAGAAAAAACAAATAAGAATCAAATTAGTGAGAGAGAATCTATCTTATTAAAGGATATTGAGGAGAAAATGAAAAAGATCATTGGAACAAAAGTATCTATAAATAAGAAGAGCAAAAATAAAGGAAAAATCGAAATAGAATATTATTCTGACGAAGATTTAGAACGTATTATTGAGCTATTTGAGACAATGAAGCATAATTAA
- a CDS encoding probable aminoglycoside phosphotransferase: MELNELIASSKSAKVYKCNNKAIKVFEENYSKVDVLLEALNTARVELTGLKLPSIQEVSCIDNQWAITMDYIEGTTLAHELKEHPDKKEEYISKMVDLQLEIHSKRSPLLNKLKDKIKGQIQSLTCLDDIKKYELLTRLDGMPKHIKICHGDFNPRNIIVNGDKLYTLDWIHASQGNASADVARSYLLFALEDISLADLYLDTFCNKTETQKAYVQQWLPIVAAAQLTKNKPEERELLLHWLDVVDYE, from the coding sequence ATGGAATTAAATGAATTAATTGCCAGTAGCAAATCAGCAAAGGTTTACAAATGTAACAATAAAGCCATTAAGGTCTTTGAAGAAAATTACTCTAAAGTAGATGTTTTACTTGAAGCACTTAATACAGCCCGTGTAGAATTAACTGGTCTAAAACTTCCATCCATTCAAGAAGTGTCCTGCATTGATAATCAATGGGCCATTACAATGGATTATATCGAAGGAACTACTTTAGCCCATGAATTGAAAGAACATCCTGATAAAAAGGAAGAGTACATATCGAAGATGGTGGACTTACAACTTGAAATCCATTCAAAACGTTCTCCACTGCTTAATAAGTTAAAAGATAAAATAAAAGGGCAAATACAAAGCTTAACATGTTTGGATGATATTAAAAAGTATGAATTACTTACTCGCTTAGATGGTATGCCAAAACATATCAAAATATGCCATGGAGACTTTAATCCAAGAAACATTATTGTAAATGGAGACAAGCTCTATACGCTGGATTGGATTCATGCTTCACAAGGTAATGCAAGTGCAGATGTTGCCAGATCTTATTTATTATTCGCTCTAGAAGATATTTCTTTAGCTGATCTATATTTAGATACGTTCTGTAACAAAACAGAAACACAAAAAGCTTATGTTCAGCAATGGTTACCTATTGTTGCTGCTGCACAATTAACCAAGAATAAACCAGAAGAACGAGAATTACTCCTTCACTGGTTAGACGTTGTCGATTACGAATAG
- a CDS encoding V-type ATP synthase subunit D — translation MDPNTFPTKGNLMLAKNSLVLARQGFELMDKKRNILIRELMELIDEAANIQSEIDTTFTAAYQALQKANIEMGIKNVAELAKTVPEEQSIQIKSRSIMGTEIPLVEFQDKQQSPTYGFYHTKISLDLAVKQFNRVKELTIRLSSIENSAYRLANNIKKTQKRANALQNITIPRYTSLTKEIQNALEEKEREEFTRLKVIKRMKRQSV, via the coding sequence ATGGATCCCAATACATTTCCGACTAAAGGTAACCTGATGCTTGCAAAAAATTCTCTTGTGTTAGCAAGGCAAGGATTTGAACTAATGGATAAAAAACGTAATATCCTGATTCGTGAACTTATGGAGTTAATTGATGAAGCAGCTAATATTCAGTCCGAAATTGATACAACCTTTACTGCTGCCTATCAAGCACTACAGAAAGCAAATATAGAAATGGGAATTAAGAATGTGGCTGAACTAGCCAAAACCGTTCCCGAAGAACAATCCATTCAGATAAAATCAAGAAGTATCATGGGAACAGAAATTCCCCTTGTAGAATTCCAAGATAAACAGCAATCTCCTACTTATGGATTTTATCATACAAAGATCTCTCTTGATCTTGCTGTTAAACAATTTAATCGAGTAAAAGAATTAACGATTCGTTTATCAAGCATTGAGAATTCTGCTTATCGATTAGCCAATAATATTAAGAAAACACAAAAACGTGCAAATGCTCTACAGAACATTACAATTCCACGATATACTAGTCTCACAAAAGAAATCCAAAATGCATTGGAAGAAAAAGAACGAGAAGAATTTACTCGCTTAAAAGTAATAAAGAGGATGAAGAGACAATCCGTATGA
- a CDS encoding probable DNA polymerase III epsilon chain has product MNFIVIDLEWNQCPLGKENEVKEIPFEIIEIGAVKLNEHREVIDEFHEYINPQVYLEFHEKSKEVLHISMSDLKDASSFKVVAEHFLKWLGDDYVFCTWGPMDLEQLQRNLDYFKVSYEFAMPLKYYDIQKLFRMLIQPNEIVKTLEYAVDYFGIPKQEQFHTAICDARYTARVFHKLNLEKGLRYYSIDYYHHPLSKAEEIYAKYDFYCKYISREFDTKAEAFLDKNIREMVCFHCGRKATKRIKWHAINQKQYLCVAHCKKHGFLKGKVRIKKTANNKVFVVKTVKSISKEEADAIFDRLHEIAKKKKEKKRLKKGD; this is encoded by the coding sequence ATGAATTTTATCGTAATTGATTTGGAATGGAATCAATGTCCTCTTGGTAAAGAGAATGAAGTGAAAGAGATTCCATTTGAGATCATAGAAATTGGAGCTGTGAAGCTGAATGAACACCGAGAGGTTATTGATGAATTTCATGAATATATTAACCCCCAGGTGTATCTTGAGTTTCACGAGAAATCGAAAGAGGTACTCCATATTAGCATGAGCGATCTGAAAGACGCTTCTAGTTTTAAAGTAGTTGCAGAGCATTTCTTAAAATGGTTAGGAGATGACTATGTTTTTTGTACGTGGGGTCCAATGGATCTGGAGCAATTGCAAAGGAATTTAGACTACTTTAAGGTAAGCTACGAGTTTGCTATGCCATTAAAATATTATGATATTCAGAAGTTATTTCGAATGCTGATTCAACCCAATGAAATTGTTAAGACCTTGGAGTATGCAGTAGACTATTTCGGAATTCCGAAGCAGGAGCAATTTCATACTGCAATCTGTGACGCAAGATATACAGCAAGAGTATTTCATAAGTTAAATTTAGAAAAAGGTCTTAGGTATTACTCTATTGATTATTATCATCATCCTTTGAGTAAAGCAGAGGAGATTTATGCAAAATATGATTTCTACTGCAAGTATATTTCACGGGAGTTTGATACAAAGGCAGAGGCATTTCTTGATAAAAATATTCGAGAGATGGTATGTTTTCATTGTGGAAGAAAAGCGACAAAAAGAATTAAGTGGCATGCAATAAATCAGAAACAATATTTATGTGTGGCTCATTGTAAAAAGCATGGATTCTTAAAGGGAAAAGTAAGAATTAAGAAGACAGCAAATAATAAAGTATTTGTGGTTAAGACCGTAAAATCGATCAGTAAAGAAGAAGCAGATGCTATTTTTGATCGGCTTCACGAGATTGCGAAAAAGAAAAAAGAAAAAAAGAGATTAAAAAAAGGAGATTAA
- a CDS encoding glycogen debranching enzyme / pullulanase: MNIKDLTPAERSNYYSTAEFEATYTYSKDDLGVIYSKESSSFRLWAPQADSVAINLYRSGDSSQNDLIRSLPMNSDSNGTWTLTLTGDWNKTYYTYSIYRSDSKIECVDPYAKSVGVNGNRGMILDLLETNPTDWNSDQRITPSSETDAVIYEAHIRDIGSDPNSGIKHIGKFLSLTETGTKNSHGSSTGLDHLLELGITHLQILPFYDYATVDESKLNTPQFNWGYDPKNYNAPEGSYSTDPYHGEVRIKECKQMIKSLHDHGIGVIMDVVYNHTFDTSFCMNQILPGYFHRNKADGSLSNGSGCGNDVASERSMVRKFIVDSIVYWAKEYHLDGFRFDLVGLLDVDTMNAIRNKLDAINPNILVYGEGWHLNTTLTKPNAILATQDHAYQMPRIGFFNDSIRDHVKGSVFELNEKGYVSGTPNLTEEIQKNVLGTQCWATTPGQSINYCSCHDNFTLWDKIQACAKEESVENQIKQNLLAAAIIFTSQGVPFIHAGEELLRSKIDDTGKFIEDSYNSPDSVNKIDWDRKDNYRQVFEYYKGLISFRKAHGALRFKTNEDINKNIAFLKNLDDNVIAYTVNGSFVKGETSEQLLVIYNPNNYSSTITLPKGNWNLYINDTKAGITPIEKNINSYVQVPAISCMVLTKELTKSIDCDTLHITSQEQEKNKHTKKWIIGSAISIIAITITTIYYLITRKRD, encoded by the coding sequence ATGAATATTAAAGACCTTACTCCAGCAGAACGATCTAATTACTACTCTACTGCTGAATTTGAAGCCACCTATACCTACTCCAAAGATGATTTAGGTGTTATCTATTCTAAAGAGAGCTCATCCTTTCGCTTATGGGCTCCACAAGCTGACTCTGTAGCAATTAATCTCTACCGATCCGGAGATTCTTCACAAAATGATTTAATTCGTTCTCTTCCTATGAACTCCGATAGTAATGGTACCTGGACGCTTACTCTTACGGGAGACTGGAATAAAACCTACTATACATATTCAATCTATCGATCTGATTCAAAGATAGAATGCGTTGATCCTTATGCAAAATCGGTCGGCGTAAATGGCAACCGAGGAATGATCCTTGATTTACTTGAGACAAATCCTACTGACTGGAATTCAGATCAACGAATTACTCCTTCTTCTGAAACAGATGCTGTTATTTATGAAGCTCATATTCGCGATATCGGATCTGATCCTAATAGTGGGATCAAACATATTGGTAAATTCCTAAGCCTTACAGAAACTGGCACAAAAAACTCTCATGGTAGTTCAACCGGTCTAGACCATCTATTAGAACTAGGAATCACTCATCTACAAATCCTTCCATTCTATGATTATGCAACAGTAGATGAATCAAAGCTTAATACTCCACAATTTAACTGGGGGTATGATCCTAAGAACTACAATGCTCCAGAGGGCTCCTATTCTACTGATCCTTATCATGGTGAAGTTCGTATTAAAGAATGTAAGCAAATGATCAAAAGCCTCCATGATCACGGAATTGGAGTTATTATGGATGTCGTTTATAATCACACCTTTGATACATCATTTTGTATGAATCAAATCCTTCCTGGCTATTTTCATAGAAATAAGGCGGATGGTTCTTTGTCTAATGGCTCCGGATGTGGAAACGATGTCGCTTCAGAACGATCCATGGTTCGAAAATTTATCGTAGATTCTATCGTTTATTGGGCTAAAGAATATCATTTAGACGGTTTCCGCTTTGATCTAGTTGGTTTACTTGATGTTGATACTATGAATGCCATTCGTAATAAATTAGATGCCATTAATCCAAATATTTTAGTATATGGTGAAGGCTGGCACTTAAATACGACACTAACGAAACCAAATGCCATATTAGCGACTCAAGATCATGCCTACCAAATGCCTCGAATTGGTTTCTTTAATGATAGCATTCGAGATCATGTAAAAGGCAGTGTATTCGAACTTAACGAAAAAGGATATGTAAGCGGTACTCCAAATCTTACCGAAGAGATACAGAAAAATGTACTCGGTACTCAATGCTGGGCTACAACACCCGGACAATCCATTAACTACTGTTCTTGCCATGATAATTTCACACTTTGGGATAAGATCCAAGCCTGTGCGAAAGAAGAAAGCGTAGAAAATCAAATTAAGCAAAACTTACTTGCTGCTGCCATTATCTTCACCTCTCAAGGCGTTCCTTTTATTCACGCTGGTGAAGAATTACTTAGAAGTAAAATAGATGATACCGGTAAATTTATCGAAGATAGTTATAATTCGCCTGATTCCGTCAATAAAATTGATTGGGATCGTAAAGATAACTACCGCCAAGTATTTGAATACTATAAAGGACTCATATCATTTCGTAAAGCTCATGGCGCCTTACGTTTTAAGACCAATGAAGATATCAATAAAAACATTGCTTTTCTAAAAAATTTGGATGATAATGTGATTGCCTACACCGTCAATGGTTCCTTTGTGAAAGGTGAAACATCAGAGCAACTATTAGTAATTTATAATCCTAATAATTATTCTAGTACAATTACCTTACCAAAAGGCAATTGGAACCTCTATATCAATGATACAAAGGCTGGAATAACTCCTATTGAGAAAAACATTAATTCCTATGTTCAAGTACCTGCAATTTCATGTATGGTCCTTACAAAAGAACTTACCAAATCAATCGATTGTGATACTCTTCATATTACCTCTCAGGAGCAAGAAAAAAATAAACACACTAAAAAGTGGATCATAGGCAGTGCGATATCTATTATCGCTATTACTATCACCACTATTTATTATCTCATTACAAGAAAAAGAGACTAG